From Ignisphaera aggregans DSM 17230, the proteins below share one genomic window:
- a CDS encoding hypothetical protein (KEGG: sto:ST1273 hypothetical protein~SPTR: Q971V5 Putative uncharacterized protein ST1273), producing the protein MIRYIKTINSLESGVLFVDQNDYTKQLEALQLQLASIREDLQKLILDRNIIREELRNLANELNNHRDKLSILKKELNDIRSKLQDRYNRLNEIKNSIQNIKSILRDHISKLRMLSLELKTNRNINDNEALDYIRQRIEQLEWRLITTPHMDPAEERNIVNEISELEKKLSKILTTQRKLTNILNEYEEVKKEVEELRGKLNNLVNELNNIKQEISNLKIQRENLKNEIRKEIDIIVSIKTKREELKSRLKTINDEISQKREKYQEIMKSIKNIQQYIEKSKIKSQIDKKRKNVLEKINRGERVTLYELYIAMQEDAENNEKDNNL; encoded by the coding sequence TTGATAAGATATATTAAGACGATTAATAGTTTAGAGAGTGGGGTATTGTTTGTGGATCAAAATGATTATACTAAACAGCTTGAAGCTTTACAACTACAATTAGCATCGATAAGAGAAGATCTTCAGAAATTAATATTAGATAGAAATATCATCAGAGAGGAATTGAGAAACCTAGCAAATGAGCTTAATAATCATAGGGATAAATTAAGTATTCTTAAAAAGGAATTAAATGATATCCGTTCAAAACTTCAAGATAGATACAATCGATTAAATGAAATAAAGAATTCTATTCAGAATATAAAATCTATATTAAGAGATCATATATCAAAATTGAGAATGTTATCCCTAGAGTTAAAAACAAACAGGAATATTAATGATAATGAAGCTCTAGACTATATAAGACAAAGAATAGAGCAACTTGAATGGAGACTTATAACTACACCACATATGGATCCTGCAGAGGAAAGAAATATCGTTAATGAAATTTCAGAACTTGAGAAAAAGTTGAGTAAGATACTTACAACTCAAAGAAAACTTACTAATATTTTGAATGAATATGAAGAGGTAAAAAAGGAGGTAGAGGAACTGAGAGGTAAGTTAAATAATCTTGTAAATGAATTGAATAACATAAAACAAGAAATATCTAATCTTAAGATACAGAGGGAGAATCTTAAGAATGAAATTAGGAAAGAGATAGATATAATAGTGAGTATTAAAACAAAACGTGAAGAGTTAAAGAGCAGACTAAAAACCATTAATGATGAGATATCTCAAAAAAGAGAAAAATATCAAGAGATAATGAAGTCTATTAAAAATATACAACAGTATATAGAGAAATCAAAGATCAAATCACAGATAGATAAAAAGAGAAAGAATGTTCTTGAAAAGATAAACAGAGGAGAGAGAGTTACACTATATGAACTTTATATAGCAATGCAAGAAGATGCAGAAAATAATGAAAAGGATAATAACTTATGA
- a CDS encoding conserved hypothetical protein (COGs: COG2237 membrane protein~KEGG: smr:Smar_1244 hypothetical protein~SPTR: A3DNX6 Putative uncharacterized protein~PFAM: Domain of unknown function (DUF373)): protein MNDRMLLDGKSSNNNIVVIYVDIDGDIDRCGIQTPVKGYSNVLDAAMKFAICNPRDSDTNAIFEAIRIYRELAKTSQNLNTDIVLISGPPEVPRYLAFLKIEETLKILKDSLNAQKAIVVLDSVEDEKAVPIIGKYFDVINVEKVVVVQSKTIEYAYTILSDILRKIIYEKEYSRIFLGYPGIIILILTILAIFNVLNIALYIVSILVSILMILRGFNLVPKMKYLATNTIKLSIYGLSILLNAIFIALLIPTIINNISNLEIMLNAIKLYLYLPITSLAILIIPSFITAIRNKAILHLINSALLIITILFSYILAYNVLELIVRYMDMNTNVFINNIISSSIAIIFLLTLYELLKRSKRD, encoded by the coding sequence ATGAACGATAGAATGTTACTAGATGGAAAATCTTCTAACAATAATATTGTAGTAATATATGTAGATATCGATGGCGATATAGATAGATGTGGTATTCAGACTCCTGTTAAAGGTTATAGCAATGTCCTTGATGCAGCTATGAAATTCGCTATATGTAATCCAAGAGATTCCGATACTAATGCTATTTTTGAAGCTATAAGGATTTATCGAGAACTTGCAAAAACAAGTCAAAACCTAAACACCGATATAGTTCTAATATCAGGTCCTCCAGAAGTGCCAAGATATTTAGCGTTTCTAAAAATAGAGGAAACCCTAAAAATTCTTAAAGATTCTCTAAATGCTCAAAAAGCTATAGTTGTTCTAGATAGCGTGGAAGATGAGAAGGCTGTTCCAATTATAGGTAAATACTTTGATGTTATTAATGTTGAGAAGGTCGTAGTAGTTCAAAGTAAAACAATAGAGTATGCTTATACTATTTTGAGTGATATATTAAGGAAGATTATCTATGAGAAAGAGTATTCTAGAATATTCTTAGGATATCCAGGTATAATAATTTTAATTCTAACTATTTTAGCTATTTTCAATGTTCTCAATATAGCACTTTATATAGTGTCGATTCTAGTTTCTATTCTAATGATTTTAAGAGGCTTTAACTTAGTTCCAAAAATGAAATATTTAGCTACAAATACAATTAAGTTATCCATATATGGTCTCTCTATTCTACTTAATGCTATCTTTATAGCTTTACTTATTCCAACAATCATAAATAATATTTCTAATTTAGAGATAATGCTTAATGCTATAAAACTTTATCTATATCTTCCAATAACATCTCTAGCAATACTTATAATACCAAGCTTTATAACGGCTATAAGGAATAAGGCTATTTTACATTTAATAAACTCTGCATTACTAATAATAACAATTCTATTTTCTTATATCTTGGCATACAATGTACTAGAACTTATTGTAAGGTATATGGATATGAATACTAATGTTTTTATAAACAATATAATATCTTCATCAATAGCAATAATATTTTTATTAACATTATATGAATTATTAAAAAGATCTAAGAGAGATTGA
- a CDS encoding Undecaprenyl pyrophosphate synthetase (COGs: COG0020 Undecaprenyl pyrophosphate synthase~InterPro IPR001441:IPR018520~KEGG: smr:Smar_1245 undecaprenyl pyrophosphate synthetase~PFAM: Di-trans-poly-cis-decaprenylcistransferase~PRIAM: Di-trans,poly-cis-decaprenylcistransferase~SPTR: A3DNX7 Undecaprenyl pyrophosphate synthetase~TIGRFAM: undecaprenyl diphosphate synthase~PFAM: Putative undecaprenyl diphosphate synthase~TIGRFAM: undecaprenyl diphosphate synthase) — MKRNASSLLDRIIALLERKPIKFIVEPLLRYLYVVYERYLYNQIKDKQMPMHVAIIPDGNRRWARQLGLDPKEGHVHGYMKMKEVLQWLYDLGIKIVTIYAMSYENCLYRSEDEKERLFEIIANGFRELMSSGIIEKYGIHVKVFGKLELAKKTLVEEAKKLEQISINNRERYLNIALCYGGRQEIVDAVKAIAEEVKRGILDPSEITEETLLKKLSTSHLPIPEPDLVIRTSGELRISNFLLWQIAYSELYFCDVYWPNFRKIDLYRAIRSYQSRERRFGR; from the coding sequence ATGAAGAGAAATGCTAGTTCATTACTAGATAGGATAATAGCTCTTTTAGAGAGAAAACCAATAAAGTTTATTGTGGAACCACTTCTAAGATATCTCTATGTAGTATATGAGAGATATCTATATAATCAGATAAAGGATAAGCAAATGCCTATGCATGTTGCTATAATACCTGATGGGAATAGGAGATGGGCTAGACAACTAGGTTTAGATCCAAAGGAGGGACATGTACATGGATATATGAAGATGAAGGAAGTCCTTCAATGGTTATATGATCTCGGTATAAAGATTGTAACTATATATGCTATGTCTTATGAGAATTGTTTATATAGATCAGAAGACGAAAAGGAAAGATTATTTGAGATTATTGCAAATGGCTTTAGAGAATTGATGAGCTCGGGTATAATAGAGAAATATGGTATTCATGTTAAGGTGTTTGGAAAATTAGAACTTGCTAAGAAAACTCTCGTTGAAGAAGCAAAAAAGTTAGAACAAATATCTATTAATAATAGGGAGAGGTATCTAAACATAGCTTTATGTTATGGTGGTAGACAGGAGATAGTTGATGCCGTGAAAGCTATTGCAGAAGAAGTAAAGAGAGGTATTTTAGATCCAAGTGAAATTACAGAAGAAACACTTCTGAAAAAGTTATCTACGTCACATCTACCCATACCAGAGCCAGATCTAGTGATAAGAACTTCAGGTGAGCTAAGAATTAGCAATTTCTTATTATGGCAAATAGCATATAGCGAACTCTATTTCTGTGATGTTTATTGGCCTAATTTTAGAAAAATAGATCTTTATAGAGCAATTAGATCATATCAATCTAGAGAGAGAAGATTTGGCAGATAA
- a CDS encoding SSU ribosomal protein S8E (COGs: COG2007 Ribosomal protein S8E~InterPro IPR001047~KEGG: sai:Saci_0758 30S ribosomal protein S8e~PFAM: Ribosomal protein S8E~SPTR: Q4JAP5 30S ribosomal protein S8e~TIGRFAM: ribosomal protein S8e~PFAM: Ribosomal protein S8e~TIGRFAM: ribosomal protein S8.e), which yields MGVYQGNDLRKISGGLKRPHRKHRKHEMGSYPTETKVSNKDIRVVERVFGGNKKVKLYYAATANVLDPKSKQFKKVRILSVVETPANRDFARRGIIVKGSIIQTEIGKAKVISRPGQDGVINAILIEG from the coding sequence ATGGGCGTTTATCAGGGAAATGACCTTAGAAAGATATCAGGAGGATTGAAGAGGCCACATAGAAAGCATAGAAAGCATGAAATGGGAAGTTATCCTACAGAAACAAAGGTTTCAAATAAGGATATAAGAGTAGTTGAACGAGTGTTTGGGGGAAATAAGAAGGTAAAGTTGTATTATGCAGCTACAGCAAATGTTCTAGATCCAAAGAGTAAGCAATTTAAGAAGGTAAGAATATTATCTGTAGTTGAAACCCCCGCAAATAGAGATTTTGCAAGACGTGGAATTATAGTAAAGGGTTCTATAATACAGACAGAAATAGGTAAAGCTAAAGTTATTTCAAGACCAGGTCAAGATGGTGTTATTAATGCTATACTCATAGAGGGTTAG
- a CDS encoding Ribonucleoprotein complex SRP, Srp19 component (COGs: COG1400 Signal recognition particle 19 kDa protein~InterPro IPR002778~KEGG: iho:Igni_0768 signal recognition particle, subunit SRP19 (SRP19)~PFAM: Ribonucleoprotein complex SRP, Srp19 component~SPTR: A8AAJ8 Signal recognition particle 19 kDa protein~PFAM: SRP19 protein) yields MVKTYRVWLQYFDCTLTRRMGRRVSKDLCINNPSIEDILKACTENNLHCVAENKKYPRTWYLKTQGLITIEFEGKKNTLIKILAETMRKFKYANTS; encoded by the coding sequence ATGGTTAAAACCTATAGAGTTTGGCTCCAATATTTTGATTGTACTCTCACGAGACGTATGGGTAGAAGGGTAAGTAAAGATCTATGTATAAATAACCCTAGTATTGAAGATATACTTAAGGCATGTACAGAGAATAATCTGCATTGTGTAGCTGAGAATAAGAAATATCCAAGAACATGGTACTTGAAGACCCAAGGCTTAATAACTATAGAATTTGAAGGAAAAAAGAATACCCTAATAAAAATTCTTGCAGAAACAATGAGAAAATTCAAATATGCCAATACCTCTTAA
- a CDS encoding RNA binding protein, Gar1-type (KEGG: hbu:Hbut_0457 RNA binding protein, Gar1-type~SPTR: A2BK12 RNA binding protein, Gar1-type~PFAM: Gar1/Naf1 RNA binding region), translating into MGPITNITKSGLIITRIEDYKNIPRIGSFVFDANGEKIGVLIDIIGPINNPYAVIRVERRAILPSLKPSMVLFYKYKKEKKVKTPR; encoded by the coding sequence TTGGGACCTATAACAAATATAACAAAATCTGGATTAATCATAACACGAATAGAAGATTACAAGAATATCCCCCGTATAGGTTCATTTGTATTTGATGCTAATGGCGAAAAAATAGGAGTTTTAATTGATATAATTGGACCTATCAATAATCCTTATGCTGTAATCAGGGTTGAACGTAGAGCTATATTGCCATCGCTAAAACCTTCAATGGTATTATTCTACAAGTATAAGAAGGAGAAAAAGGTGAAAACCCCGAGGTGA
- a CDS encoding Transcription factor TFIIB cyclin-related (COGs: COG1405 Transcription initiation factor TFIIIB Brf1 subunit/Transcription initiation factor TFIIB~InterPro IPR000812:IPR013150:IPR013137:IPR006670~KEGG: sin:YN1551_1582 zinc finger TFIIB-type domain protein~PFAM: Transcription factor TFIIB cyclin-related; Zinc finger TFIIB-type domain protein~SMART: Cyclin domain protein~SPTR: C4KH05 Zinc finger TFIIB-type domain protein~PFAM: TFIIB zinc-binding; Transcription factor TFIIB repeat) — protein sequence METSCSNPIFDYERGEIICTDTGEVIDEERISLGPDWRAYSSEEWNKRAHASSLTNTVHDSGLITEVGSGASKSLRETLKMKKLALLQRKLRVDKNERKLVEALTYLNNICNILGLPDNTRETAAIVLKKLFSVLQPRQSKLMVLAIASVVLASRKHGIPIRVREITEKFGVSEDEYWKLMSEIHMKTDLSEIKAYVDPRKFLPQIIYNLHLSQNVYLLSSKIIDTLKKNGLTEGKDPAGIAAAVVYISSIIMNEKKTQREVAQAANVTEVTIRNRYRDIVDKVTITVFI from the coding sequence ATGGAAACTTCTTGTAGTAATCCTATATTTGATTATGAAAGAGGAGAAATAATATGTACAGATACAGGTGAGGTTATCGATGAAGAAAGGATTTCGCTAGGCCCAGATTGGAGAGCTTATAGTTCCGAGGAATGGAATAAACGTGCTCATGCAAGTTCATTGACAAATACAGTCCATGACTCAGGACTTATAACAGAAGTAGGTAGTGGTGCATCAAAAAGTCTTAGAGAAACATTAAAAATGAAGAAACTTGCATTACTGCAAAGAAAGTTGCGTGTAGATAAAAATGAGCGTAAACTTGTTGAAGCTCTTACATATCTAAATAATATTTGTAATATTTTGGGTCTGCCAGATAATACTAGAGAGACTGCAGCCATAGTACTAAAGAAACTGTTTTCTGTCTTGCAACCAAGACAAAGTAAGCTTATGGTATTAGCAATAGCTTCTGTGGTACTAGCATCAAGAAAGCATGGAATACCAATAAGAGTTCGTGAAATAACAGAAAAATTTGGTGTTAGTGAAGATGAATATTGGAAACTTATGTCTGAAATACATATGAAGACAGATCTTAGTGAAATAAAGGCATATGTAGATCCAAGAAAATTCTTGCCACAGATAATATATAATTTACATCTAAGTCAAAACGTATATCTATTATCCTCAAAAATAATTGATACGCTTAAGAAGAATGGATTAACAGAAGGCAAAGATCCTGCAGGAATTGCAGCAGCTGTAGTATATATATCATCAATTATTATGAATGAAAAGAAAACCCAAAGAGAGGTTGCACAAGCAGCCAATGTTACTGAGGTTACAATAAGAAATAGGTATAGAGATATTGTCGACAAAGTAACAATTACAGTTTTCATCTAA
- a CDS encoding putative transcriptional regulator, AsnC family (KEGG: dka:DKAM_0029 putative transcriptional regulator, AsnC family~SPTR: B8D387 Putative transcriptional regulator, AsnC family) translates to MTKSDTIMSTVNQLDENEKLVYYVVKRETEEHGGILQTKLKEIPDLKNLRPRQIMTIVNKLVKLNLIKRELIVNNGRSMYLLKVVPPATFQKDLDYAVEIVSKIPCFRCKNLYLCGEGRSFSPLKCPYLTQYLVNESTS, encoded by the coding sequence ATGACCAAAAGTGATACTATCATGAGTACAGTAAATCAGCTTGATGAGAATGAAAAGTTGGTTTACTATGTAGTAAAACGTGAAACAGAGGAACATGGAGGCATTTTACAGACTAAACTCAAAGAGATACCTGATCTAAAGAATCTTCGACCTAGACAAATCATGACAATAGTAAATAAACTTGTTAAACTAAATCTTATTAAGAGAGAATTGATAGTTAACAATGGACGATCGATGTATCTCCTTAAGGTAGTACCCCCAGCAACATTTCAAAAAGATCTTGATTATGCAGTAGAAATTGTATCTAAAATTCCATGTTTTAGATGTAAAAACCTTTATCTATGTGGTGAAGGAAGATCATTCTCACCGTTAAAATGTCCCTATCTAACACAATATCTTGTAAATGAGTCAACTTCTTAA
- a CDS encoding tRNA (guanine-N(2)-)-methyltransferase (COGs: COG1867 N2 N2-dimethylguanosine tRNA methyltransferase~InterPro IPR002905~KEGG: dka:DKAM_0811 N2,N2-dimethylguanosine tRNA methyltransferase~PFAM: N2N2-dimethylguanosine tRNA methyltransferase~PRIAM: tRNA (guanine-N(2)-)-methyltransferase~SPTR: B8D4V6 N2,N2-dimethylguanosine tRNA methyltransferase~PFAM: N2,N2-dimethylguanosine tRNA methyltransferase~TIGRFAM: tRNA(guanine-26,N2-N2) methyltransferase), with protein MSECQEDYVLVIEGLAKLCVPDPNKYKRIDNIYEPSWAPVFYNPLMVENRDIAVLTVRAMNSIVSKNRIVVLDPLAATGVRGIRIALEARNSKDIEVFMGDISKEAIDLMKFNAKLNNLSDNVHVYWMDANEYMHWMVRNGYSLDYIDIDPYGSPIDFISSALLTISKGGIIAITSTDLAVLEGKYREKLYRRYDVIGKRINISKDVAIRALLYYIARTASRFDRYVEPILAYVYRHYARVYVRVYKGASKAMQMLNECIGTIFYCERCGYSELNRDIHESKTISCPICGNQLTEVKPLWICSLGNKDFLDRLSEELIKMPWIQHTTESLIKYFAMVSDINVITIRLVDIARFLHKEIPQRDKLIKCLSEKGFKSVKSIYYSDGILTNANILEVIDCFNSI; from the coding sequence TTGTCAGAATGCCAGGAAGATTATGTATTAGTTATAGAAGGATTAGCTAAACTATGTGTACCTGATCCCAATAAGTATAAGAGAATAGATAATATATATGAACCTTCATGGGCTCCTGTATTCTATAATCCTCTAATGGTTGAAAATAGAGATATTGCTGTATTGACTGTTAGAGCTATGAATAGCATTGTTAGTAAGAATAGAATAGTAGTTTTAGATCCTTTGGCAGCAACGGGTGTGAGAGGAATTAGAATAGCTTTAGAGGCTAGAAATAGTAAGGATATAGAGGTATTTATGGGTGATATATCGAAAGAAGCTATAGATCTGATGAAATTTAATGCAAAGTTAAATAACCTTAGCGATAATGTTCATGTTTATTGGATGGATGCTAATGAATATATGCATTGGATGGTAAGAAATGGATATAGCTTAGATTATATAGATATAGATCCATATGGAAGTCCTATAGATTTTATTTCCTCGGCACTTCTAACGATATCAAAAGGAGGTATTATAGCTATAACCTCTACAGATCTAGCAGTTTTAGAGGGAAAATATAGAGAGAAGCTATATCGTAGATATGATGTTATTGGAAAACGCATCAATATTTCAAAAGATGTAGCTATAAGAGCTCTGCTATACTATATAGCTAGAACAGCATCTAGATTTGATAGATATGTAGAGCCCATATTAGCTTATGTATATAGACATTATGCAAGAGTATATGTAAGAGTATATAAAGGTGCTTCAAAAGCTATGCAAATGCTTAATGAATGTATTGGCACTATTTTCTATTGTGAAAGATGTGGATATTCTGAACTTAATAGAGATATCCATGAAAGTAAAACCATTAGTTGTCCAATCTGTGGAAACCAATTAACAGAAGTTAAACCTCTATGGATATGCAGCTTAGGGAATAAGGATTTTTTGGATAGATTAAGTGAAGAGCTAATAAAAATGCCTTGGATTCAACATACTACTGAAAGCCTTATAAAGTACTTTGCTATGGTTAGCGACATCAATGTTATTACAATAAGATTAGTAGATATAGCTCGATTTCTTCATAAAGAAATTCCTCAAAGAGATAAATTAATTAAATGTTTATCAGAGAAAGGATTCAAATCTGTTAAGAGTATATATTATAGCGATGGAATTCTAACAAATGCAAACATCTTAGAAGTTATAGATTGTTTCAATTCTATATAA
- a CDS encoding protein of unknown function DUF265 (COGs: COG1618 nucleotide kinase~InterPro IPR004948~KEGG: smr:Smar_1253 hypothetical protein~PFAM: protein of unknown function DUF265~SPTR: A3DNY5 Nucleoside-triphosphatase THEP1~PFAM: Protein of unknown function, DUF265) codes for MIVVITGRPGVGKSTVFNRVVSRLKDLGLKIYGFYCPEVREGSRRIGFKIIDIHTNDQGWLAISMDKAIQMGFNRYSKRIGRYFVVYDEAKTIGINALRRIYSDPNGILGIDEIGPMELSIDELRKEIISAIMKSNKAILVVHRNLSDRDIIDIFKRRNALFYTVLESNREFIHDEIVKMFVNISTM; via the coding sequence TTGATAGTAGTAATAACGGGGCGTCCAGGAGTAGGTAAGAGTACAGTATTTAATAGAGTTGTATCGAGATTAAAGGATCTAGGGCTAAAAATATATGGTTTCTATTGTCCTGAGGTGAGAGAGGGTTCTAGGAGAATAGGATTTAAGATAATTGATATACATACTAATGATCAGGGATGGTTAGCAATATCCATGGATAAGGCGATTCAGATGGGTTTTAATAGATATTCAAAGCGTATAGGCAGATATTTTGTTGTATATGATGAGGCAAAAACTATAGGTATAAATGCTTTACGAAGAATATATAGTGATCCAAATGGGATATTGGGAATAGATGAGATAGGGCCTATGGAGCTATCTATAGATGAGCTTCGTAAAGAGATTATATCAGCTATTATGAAGAGTAATAAAGCAATTCTTGTAGTGCATAGAAATTTGAGTGATAGAGATATAATTGATATATTCAAAAGAAGAAATGCATTATTTTACACAGTTTTAGAGAGTAATAGAGAATTTATTCATGATGAAATAGTTAAGATGTTTGTAAATATATCTACGATGTAG
- a CDS encoding transcriptional regulator, XRE family (COGs: COG1395 transcriptional regulator protein~InterPro IPR001387~KEGG: hbu:Hbut_0033 HTH-type transcriptional regulator~PFAM: helix-turn-helix domain protein~SMART: helix-turn-helix domain protein~SPTR: A2BIV5 Transcriptional regulator, HTH-type-conserved archaeal protein~PFAM: Helix-turn-helix) — MVVRIMQKFSGARETNRDEIIERLSRLGLRILHHFSFPMDERRAIDIVAIYRDGKLLVKHSQKVSSKGTVFQELKRISRLLDINVLFIADQFNNEDILDDVLYVRDRIGIVSTNTIRRLSEGKKIYIYEYNGMYYIKIDGEKLRKIRLERRYSLNELAKHVGVSVKALQKYEENEIDMSVEKAYRFLEIFGDDFEEVLSDIDIFSDRITKAEGHEEGIVLRRKENDKRYEIAQKLSKVVSRVEVFDTLPADIIAKVNNFAKIFVAYISKNIDLNQVSMKCRENRALAESFDGIALSVTNSDRERDVINEIERFTEVYPESAINDLIKEIAKNIHR; from the coding sequence ATGGTAGTAAGGATTATGCAAAAATTTTCAGGTGCGAGAGAAACAAATAGAGATGAGATTATAGAAAGACTATCTAGGCTCGGACTAAGGATTTTACATCATTTTAGTTTTCCTATGGATGAGAGAAGGGCTATAGATATAGTTGCTATATATAGGGATGGAAAGCTTTTAGTAAAGCATTCACAAAAGGTTTCAAGTAAAGGTACAGTATTTCAGGAATTAAAGAGAATCTCTAGGTTATTAGATATAAATGTTCTATTTATAGCAGATCAATTCAATAATGAGGATATTTTAGACGATGTGCTATATGTAAGAGATAGAATTGGCATAGTCTCTACAAATACCATTAGAAGGTTATCAGAAGGTAAAAAGATATACATATATGAATATAATGGAATGTATTATATCAAAATAGATGGTGAAAAACTCCGTAAGATTAGACTAGAGAGAAGATATAGCTTAAATGAATTGGCGAAACATGTTGGGGTATCAGTAAAAGCTTTGCAAAAATATGAGGAAAATGAGATAGATATGAGTGTAGAGAAGGCATATAGATTTCTAGAAATATTTGGTGATGATTTTGAAGAAGTTCTAAGTGATATTGATATATTTAGCGATAGAATAACAAAGGCTGAAGGACATGAAGAGGGTATAGTATTGCGAAGAAAGGAAAATGATAAAAGATATGAAATTGCGCAAAAACTATCAAAGGTAGTATCAAGGGTAGAAGTCTTTGATACATTGCCTGCAGATATTATAGCGAAAGTTAATAATTTTGCTAAAATCTTTGTGGCATATATAAGTAAAAATATAGATTTAAATCAGGTTTCTATGAAATGTAGGGAGAATAGGGCTCTTGCAGAAAGTTTTGATGGTATAGCACTATCTGTAACAAATAGTGATAGGGAAAGAGATGTTATTAATGAGATAGAGAGGTTTACTGAGGTATATCCTGAATCTGCTATCAATGATCTAATAAAGGAGATAGCTAAGAATATACATAGGTAA